The proteins below come from a single Plutella xylostella chromosome 2, ilPluXylo3.1, whole genome shotgun sequence genomic window:
- the LOC105380598 gene encoding late histone H2B.L4-like: MAPPKMTKKPPKAIEKPIEKPIAKSKKMKKKSFQSFSIYIYKLLRTVTPDNIRISRKSMLIMNNFVNDMLEKIASEASKLVSHGKKNTLSSREVQTAVRLLIPGELAKHANSEAMKAITLYHNSQASQAKS, from the coding sequence ATGGCGCCACCGAAAATGACCAAGAAACCACCGAAGGCTATAGAGAAACCAATCGAAAAACCCATCGCGAAATCCAAgaaaatgaagaaaaaaagttttcagAGCTTCTCCATCTACATCTACAAGCTACTTCGAACAGTCACACCGGACAACATTCGCATATCACGAAAGTCTATGCTAATTATGAACAATTTTGTCAACGATATGCTGGAAAAAATTGCTTCGGAGGCGAGTAAACTGGTGTCCCATGGCAAGAAGAACACTTTGTCTAGCAGAGAAGTGCAGACAGCTGTAAGACTGCTTATTCCAGGGGAATTGGCTAAACACGCCAACTCTGAAGCTATGAAAGCTATCACGCTTTACCACAACAGCCAAGCGAGCCAAGCGAAGTCATGA
- the LOC125488629 gene encoding histone H4, whose product MTGRGKGGKGLGKGGAKRHRKVLRDNIQGITKPAIRRLARRGGVKRISGLIYEETRGVLKVFLENVIRDAVTYTEHAKRKTVTAMDVVYALKRQGRTLYGFGG is encoded by the coding sequence ATGACAGGCCGCGGCAAAGGAGGCAAAGGCTTAGGCAAAGGTGGTGCTAAGCGGCACAGAAAAGTACTTCGAGACAACATCCAGGGCATTACCAAACCTGCCATCAGAAGATTGGCCAGAAGAGGAGGGGTCAAAAGGATATCTGGTTTAATCTATGAAGAAACGAGAGGAGTTTTAAAAGTGTTTCTGGAGAATGTTATAAGAGATGCTGTGACGTATACGGAGCATGCTAAAAGGAAGACCGTCACAGCTATGGATGTAGTTTACGCGTTGAAGAGGCAAGGAAGAACGCTTTATGGTTTTGGAGGTTAG
- the LOC125488632 gene encoding histone H3-like: MARTKQTARKSTGGKAPRKQLATKAARKSAPATGGVKKPHRYRPGTVALREIRRYQKSTELLIRKLPFQRLVREIAQDFKTDLRFQSSAVMALQEASEAYLVGLFEDTNLCAIHAKRVTIMPKDIQLARRVRGERA; the protein is encoded by the coding sequence ATGGCGCGAACCAAGCAAACCGCTAGAAAATCGACCGGCGGGAAAGCACCTCGGAAGCAGCTCGCTACAAAAGCAGCCAGAAAAAGCGCTCCGGCCACCGGCGGCGTAAAAAAACCACACAGATATCGTCCGGGAACCGTCGCTTTACGAGAAATCCGAAGATACCAAAAGAGCACAGAACTGTTGATACGCAAACTGCCGTTTCAACGTTTGGTTCGAGAGATAGCTCAGGATTTCAAAACGGATCTACGTTTTCAGAGTTCAGCGGTCATGGCGCTTCAAGAGGCTAGTGAAGCGTATTTAGTTGGGCTGTTTGAAGATACGAATCTTTGCGCGATTCACGCGAAAAGAGTCACGATAATGCCGAAAGATATCCAGTTGGCGAGAAGGGTTAGAGGCGAGAGAGCGTAG
- the LOC105380570 gene encoding uncharacterized protein LOC105380570 produces the protein MDSPKIVYKYYSNPAFCAQSEVVFAQKSPCITSKIIAPDRQRMPPLGANSPRKTVERGNRITRTDISDNPLRMAPAGAYRSQDIPPALPPKPAKYSLNNTYSGGFHRQSSMIVRPTVRSSFRSRTRSEDLEMAQFRQQKQIVYDRNAESDDGLEDSRYSKHRYEVIKDDFDDLVDYCPTKKRIVEAKEEEINEYNVDGPDENEMKEIPTEIVKTVNGKTLRYAIVPLEDDDPEPRRPTVTFSPMMSKKNLIATQKLHELLSTPRKLKSYASQPSVRMTPSKDSPRYVSTPKKLATSTPTHGVTPSKSCANLTLSRGSATTSPISPKAQQKLSYELEENDRSDIFVRSYRERSHDRSLDLDRRERESRRDYDRRVRDSKRPDKSTAVIVPRVAAPVASTYSDDTYKSWSTVKGGGAATATLAVAALMMTLCGALTSGLSFFMMYSIGRVYYLDFGVLSGFTCLLLGLLGFRSRKHQLLPNRNYISGYILLSTFSILSAGGLLLLLSLQPRPGTPLSDVTSGAVCGLSVLSLAVASLGVVTSYCCKHPPPDNRVANARWY, from the exons ATGGATTCGCCAAAAATCGTCTACAAATACTATTCGAATCCGGCATTCTGCGCGCAATCAGAGGTCGTCTTCGCGCAGAAATCACCATGTATTACTTCAAAAATCATCGCGCCCGATCGACAAAGAATGCCACCTCTTGGCGCCAACTCTCCACGGAAAACTGTCGAAAGAGGAAACAGGATTACCAGAACAGATATATCAGATAACCCTTTAAGAATGGCCCCAGCTGGTGCATACAGAAGCCAAGACATCCCACCAGCCTTACCTCCGAAACCTGCGAAATACAGCCTGAATAACACTTACTCGGGCGGATTCCACAGACAATCTTCTATGATCGTGAGACCCACAGTCAGATCCTCATTCAGATCCAGAACAAGAAGTGAAGACTTAGAAATGGCACAGTTTagacaacaaaaacaaatagtaTACGACCGGAACGCTGAAAGCGATGACGGCTTAGAAGATAGTAGATACTCAAAACATAGGTACGAAGTCATCAAAGATGATTTCGATGATTTAGTAGATTACTGTCCGACTAAGAAACGGATAGTAGAAGCAAAAGAGGAAGAGATTAATGAATACAACGTTGATGGACCTGACGAGAATGAAATGAAAGAAATACCGACAGAGATTGTGAAAACTGTTAACGGCAAGACGTTGAGATACGCGATAGTGCCTCTAGAAGACGATGATCCGGAACCTAGAAGACCAACTGTGACATTTTCCCCCATGATGTCCAAGAAGAATCTTATTGCAACGCAAAAACTGCACGAGTTATTATCAACGCCAAGAAAACTGAAAAGCTACGCGAGTCAGCCATCAGTCAGAATGACCCCAAGCAAAGATAGCCCGAGATACGTTAGCACACCGAAAAAACTAGCAACCAGTACACCTACTCATGGAGTTACACCATCTAAAAGCTGCGCTAACTTAACATTGTCTAGAGGTAGTGCGACGACATCACCTATAAGCCCTAAAGCCCAGCAAAAACTAAGCTATGAGCTTGAAGAAAACGATAGGAGTGACATCTTCGTCAGGAGTTATAGAGAAAGGAGTCATGATCGGAGTTTGGACTTGGATAGGAGAGAACGGGAGAGTCGAAGGGATTACGATAGAAGAGTAAGAGATAGCAAGAGACCAGATAAATCTACGGCTGTTATCGTTCCGAg GGTTGCCGCTCCCGTAGCATCCACATACTCGGACGACACCTACAAGTCGTGGTCCACAGTGAAGGGCGGTGGCGCCGCGACGGCAACCCTGGCTGTTGCGGCGCTGATGATGACCCTGTGCGGAGCCCTGACCTCTGGATTGAGCTTCTTCATGATGTATAGT ATCGGCCGCGTGTACTACCTGGACTTTGGAGTGTTGTCGGGGTTCACGTGTCTTCTGCTGGGGCTGCTGGGCTTCAGGTCGCGCAAGCACCAGCTGTTGCCGAACAGGAATTATATCTCTG GCTACATACTACTCTCAACATTCTCCATCCTGAGCGCTGGCGGGCTCCTACTCCTGCTGTCTCTACAGCCGCGGCCAGGCACCCCTCTGAGCGACGTGACGTCGGGAGCGGTTTGCGGTCTGAGCGTCCTGTCGCTGGCCGTCGCGTCGCTGGGTGTCGTCACTTCTTACTGCTGCAAGCATCCACCGCCGGATAATAGAGTTGCTAATGCTAGGTGGTATTAG